Within Winogradskyella helgolandensis, the genomic segment TTGGGCAAATACAAACAAAAATATTCATCTAAATCCAGATCCTAACGATAGAGAATACAGTGAAATTTGGCCTGGTGGACGTACCAATCATTATTGGTTTGATATGAATAGAGATTGGCTACCTGTGCAACTTCCAGAATCTAGAGCACGCATAGAAACCTATCATAATTGGTTACCAAATATTTTAACAGATCATCATGAAATGGGAACCAATGCCAGTTTCTTTTTTCAACCTGGTATTCCGTCGCGTACACATCCTTTAACTCCGCAATTAAATCAAGATTTAACTAAAGGTATAGCGACCTATCACGCGAAGGCTTTAGACAAAATAGGCTCTTTATATTATTCTGAAGAAAGTTTTGATGACTTCTACTACGGAAAAGGATCAACATTTCCAGATATTAACGGAGGCATTGGGATTTTGTTTGAACAGGCAAGTTCTCGTGGCCATGTACAAGAAAGTGAGAATGGGTTGTTAACCTTTCCATTCACGATTAAAAATCAATATACAGCTGCTTTTTCTACACTTGAAGCTGCCAATAGCATGCGGAAAGACATTTTAGAGTATCAACATAGCTTCTTCAAAAATGCAAGAACTGAGGCTTCTAAAGAAGGTAAAAATGCTATTGTTTTTGGAGATGAAAAAGATGCCGCTAAAACCTATCACTTAGCAGAAATATTGAAACGTCATCGCATTTCGTTTCACCATTTAAAATCAGATTTTACTAAGGACGGAAAAAACTATAAGAAAGGTTATAGTTATGTGGTTCCAAAGAATCAAAAGAATACACGTTTAATCAATGCCATGTTCGAAAAACGAACCACGTTTGAAGATAGCTTATTTTATGACATTTCAGCATGGACATTTCCCTTAGCGTTCAACTTAGATTATACAGAAACCACGACTGCCAAAGCAGGAAATGAAGTCACCGATTTAAAACAACACCAAGGAGGTGTCAGTTCAAAAAGTGAATACGCTTATTTATTTGAATGGCACGAGTATTACTCACCAAAATTATTAAATGCAATTTTAAAGAAAGGTTTAAGAGCCAAGGTTGCTATGAAACGTTTTAAAGCTAATGGTAAATCTTACGACTATGGAACGATTATGATTCCAGCTAAAAATCAAAATTTAACCACTACTGAAATATATAATTTTTTAAATGAAACAGCACAAGAAAGTCATATTACAATTACTACAGTTTCAACAGGTTTAAACGACGGTATTGATTTGGGAAGTCGAAATTTTAGCAACCTAGAATTACCAAAAATCGCCCTTTTAGTTGGTGATGGGATGACCTCTTATGACGCTGGAGAAATCTGGCATTTATTTGATACACGATACGATATTATAGCTACCAAACTAGATACGAAAAGCATTAGCAGAGCAGATTTAAGCCGGTATAATACTATTATCATGGTGAATTCTAATTCTGGATTAAGCGAAAGCAGCACTAAGAAATTGCAATCGTGGATTTCAAATGGAGGCACTTTAGTCGCTTATAAAAATGCTTTAAAATGGTTGAACTCCAAAAAAATAATGACCATTGATTTTAAGAAAAGTAAACTCAAAGCAAAAAACATTAGCTACGAAGAACGTAGTGATTTTAGAGGTGCACAAGTGATTGGTGGTGCTATTTTTGAAACCGAATTAGACCGCTCCCATCCTATTAGTTTTGGTTATAAAAATGATAAATTGGCGTTGTTTAGAAATTCGACTTTATTCATAAATGAAGACAAAAACAGTTATAACAATCCTATTCAGTACTCTAAAAACCCATTGTTAAGTGGTTATATTTCAGGACAAAATTTAGATAGTATTAGTAAAACCGTGCCTTTTAAAATCGGAAAAATCGGTAGAGGAAAAATTATAGGCTTTACAGACAATACTAATTTTAGAGCCTTTTGGTATGGTACTAATAAGCTGTTAATGAATGCTATTTTCTTTAGAGAAGAGATGTAGTTGGTTGTTGGTTGTTGGTTGTTGAAAATAATATTTTCCTGACCTCTTATATTTTTATTTTTAAAATCTAAAATTTCAAGACTTTAAAACTTTGAAATTAAAAAAACTTAAGACACCTGAGAACCATTTTTAACCTTAGTTTCTGGATGCAGAAGAAACACGTCATTTTCTTTTACAGCACCTACAACCAAACATTCGCTCATAAAATTGGCTATTTGCTTTTTAGGAAAATTAACCACAGCTACAATTTGACGACTCAACAAACCATCTTTTTGGTATTGTGTTGTTATTTGAGCAGACGACTTTTTTACCCCTAATGCTCCAAAATCTATTGACAACTGATACGCAGGCCTATGAGCATTTGGAAAATCGTTTACTTCTATAATTGTCCCAATTCGTAAATCTACCTTTGTAAAGTCTTCAAATGTTATTATCTTTTCCATTTAGTAAAATTAACGAATAAAATAGACATTATATAATGGCCAGAACCGAATCTAATATGCTGCCTTTGGGCACCAAAGCACCAGATTTTAATATCATAGATACTTTAGATAATACAAAAAAATCACTCAGCGAACTAAAAGGTATCACAGGCACATTGGTGATGTTTATTTGTAACCACTGCCCTTTTGTAATTCATGTCAGCACAGAATTATCGCAATTGGCTAAAGATTATGTTTCAAAAGGCATTAATTGTATAGCCATTTCGAGCAATGATGCTGAAAATTATCCACAAGATCGGCCAGAACTAATGGCTAAAAACGCCATAGATAACGATTATATTTTTCCGTATTTGTACGACCAAACTCAAGAGGTTGCCAAAGCATATGATGCTGCTTGTACACCAGATTTCTTCTTATTTGATTCCAATTTAAAATTAGTTTACACAGGTCAATTAGATGATTCTAGACCAGGAAATGGAAACCCTATAACTGGAGAAGACCTAAGAGCCGCCATGACAGCTTTAGTTAATAAAGAAGCTGTAAACCCAGATCAAAAGCCTAGCATGGGTTGTGGTATTAAGTGGATCTAGGTTTAATTAGAATTAAACTCGTTTTAAAATGATTGTAGAGTCAAAAACTCTTCCTATCGAGAAAACAGTATGAGATAAAATGTATATCTATAAGTATTTAACACGTTTACCTCATTAAAACAAACGAACTAACAAATGAAAAAACTACATTTAATTTACTTTCTATGTTTAACTCTATTTACTGCGAATGGACAGAATAATAATGATATTATTATCGGCAAAACGGATAGCTTAAATTCAAAAATATTAAAAGAACAGAGAAATATTTGGGTTCATATCCCGAAAGAATATTCAGATGGATTAATAGAAAAGAAAAATTACCCTGTTGTTTATCTTCTAGATGGAGATACTCATTTTCACGCAGTCGTTGGAATGATTCAACAATTAAGTTCTTTAGGTGGAGGTTCAGTTTTTCCAAAAATGATTGTGGTTGGAATTCTTAATACAAATAGAACAAGAGATTTGACACCTACAAAGGGAAAACCCGACTCTTCTACAGACAGTAATATGATTGCTAATTCAGGTGGAGGTGAGAATTTTATGCTATTTATTGAAAAAGAGCTAATTCCTTATATGGAATCTAATTATCCTACAGATTTATATCGCACCTTTATTGGTCATTCATTTGGAGGTCTTACTGTAATGAATACATTAATAGAAAAACCCTATTTATTTAATTCTTATGTTGCAATTGACCCATCAATGTCGTGGGATAATAAAAATTTGTTAAGAAAAATTAAGAAAACGTCTCTCGACGGAAAGTATAGTAGCAAAAATCTTTTTCTAGGAATTGCAAATACTATGAGTGAAGATATGGATACAGTAACTGTAAAAAAAGATACCACTGCCGGAACAAGGCATATACGTGCTATCTTAGAACTTAATGATTACTTGAAGAATGACACTGAAAAAAATATATCGTTTAAAGGAGAATATTATAAAGACGACCACCACGGTTCTGTCCCATTAATTGCCGTATATGATGCTTTGCGGTTTATTTTCGAATTCTATCTCTTAAAGCTTGATTTTGTTCATCCTAAAAGTGTGACTTTAAAAAAAGTTGAAAATCACTACAAGAAATTATCAAGAGAGTTTGGTAGAGAGATAAAACCAGAAGAAGAATTATCAAATATGCTAGGTTATTGGTTGATGAGTAAAAAAGAATTTGAGAATTCGGAACAATTTTTTAATCTTAATGTGAAGAATTATCCTGAAAGTTTTAACGCTTATCATTCACTTGGAGATTTTTATCTAGCTATTGAAAATAAAGAAAAGGCTATTGAAAATTATAAAAAATCAGTTTCCTTAAATATAGATTCTCTTTCTAAAGATAAATTGAAAGAATTGGAAAAGAAAAAATAATGAGGTAAAAACACCTTATATAATTAATATCTTGTTCTCACCTACTTTCAAAATAATGTGATACCGTAACTAAAAACAAAACCAATGAAAAAAAACAGCTTATATTATTTTAAAAGAGCTTTGATGCTTAGTATTCCAATGGCCATATTTGTAATTGTTCGTGATTTGTTTGATTTAGAACTTTACAACAGTTCTACTATTTTGAAAACATTTGCAAAAGGACTTTTTGTTGGCATTATAACTGGTCTTATCTTAGGGATTATAAATATTTTCGCGAAAGTAGACACTTTAATTAAAAAGGAATAAATTTAATATGTTGAGTTTTAAATGGTTTGAAAAATTAAATTCTGTGGTATAAAAACGGATTTCTATTCGTAATTAAAGACATCAAATAATAATCCTTATTTGGCAATAGTATTTATCACAATAGCGCTTCAAGTTACAAAACCACAACACGTTTAAATAAAACGAATCCTTCACAAGTCAGCCATTTCAAATTATTATCTTTGTTTAGGACAAAATTAGTTAAACCTTATGATTTTTATTGATAACGAAGGACAGACCAACCCAAAATTAAACTTAGCGTTAGAAGAGTATATTTTAAGACATTTTGATGCGTCTACCGACTACCTATTATTTTACATCAACGAACCTTCTATTATTATAGGACGTAACCAGAATACCTTAGAAGAAATTAATCAAGAGTATATTGACGCTAATAATATCCATGTGGTGAGGCGCGTTTCTGGTGGTGGCGCTGTGTATCACGATTTAGGAAATTTAAATTTTAGTTTTATCACAAATCATGATGGTAAAAGCATCAGTAACTTTAAAAAGTTTACAGCTCCCGTTATTAGAGTATTAAATGACATGGGAGTTTCTGCAGAACTAAAAGGACGAAATGATATTTTGGTTGAAGAAAAAAAGATCTCTGGAACTGCTCAATTTTCTACCGGAAAACGAATGATTAGTCATGGCACGTTATTATTTGATACAGACATGAGTGAAGTAGCTAAAGCGCTTCAGGTAAAAATGAGTAAAATACAATCTAAAGGTCATAAATCGGTACGAAGTCGTGTAGCAAATATCAGTGATTTCTTAAAAACACCTATTTCAATGGCTGACTTTAAAAAGCAACTTCTCGTTGGTTTATATGAAGCCAGTGAACCTTTTGAAACCTATAAATTAACGGAAGCAGAATGGAAAGCTGTTCATGATTTAAAAGCTAAAAAATATGATTTATGGGAGTGGAATTTTGGACGTTCCCCTAAATTCAACATCCAACGCAGCAAACGTTTTCCTATAGGTGAAATTGACCTTCGTATTTTTGTTGAAAAAGGCCATATTTCAGATTTTAAAGTTTTTGGTGATTTCTTTGGAAGACAACCGGTTTCTGATCTTGAAACTTTACTTATTAATGTTCCTTATGACAAAAATGAAATCAATAAAATCCTAAAAGACGTTTCTATTGAAGATTATTTTGGTACGTTAGAAAAGTCCGATTTTATTGATCTTATTTATGGGAATGATGTATAAATGCATTCATAACTCAGCTAAAAAAAAGACCATATCATTACGTAGAATTATGAAAAAAATTATACTCACCTTACTTATTTGCCTTTTCAGTTTAAGCAATTATGCTCAAGATCAAATTACAACTGAATTAGAAGTCGCTTTAAATGAAGAACAATACGATAATATCATTAGCGAACACGCTGATAAAGCAAATGACTATTCAGCCAAAGCCATTTATTACATTGGTATGGCGTATTATATGAAAGCAGATGATGATAATGTGCTAAAATTAATGGATTTATCCATCCAAAAAGACAGCACTGATCCAGATGCTTATTTTATAAAAGGAATGACCTATAATTATATGGGGCAGTTCGATAACGCTATCTCATCCTTTAATAAAGCTATTGCGTTAAATTCTAATGACTCTAATTATTATAGCGGTTTAGGTGATGCATTTATTAGTCAAGATAAATTAGACCAAGCGCTTTCAGCTTATACCACTGCAACCGAAAAGCACAAACCTATGGAAAGACCGTTTACAATGATTCCTCAAATCTATGCAGAACTGAATCAGCCTGATAAAGCATTAGACGCTTTTTACAAATCGAAAGACATGATTTCCAATGAATCTGATTCGTACATCATTGCACTTTATAACATTGGCTTATATGAGTTTCTAAAAAAAGAGTATACAAAGTCTGAAATTGCCTATAAAGAATTACTTGAAAGGGTTCCGAACGATTATGGGACTTATGCTAAATTAATTCAAGTTTACTATGGTCAAAAAGACTACAAAAAAGCAGAACCACTTAAAGAACAGTTATATGTAGCTTATGATAAAGGCAAATTAACAGACACTTTAAAAAGTATGTTTTGTTTTGATCAATTTGAATGGAATGGAAAATTAATATATGCTTACGAACGATTTGAAGAGAAAGAAGGAGAATTGTATTATAAACATATATTCTACATTACTAATGATAAAGGTGAAACTGAATTTACCATTCAAACTGAAAATTCGCCAATCTCAATAGAACTTGGAGGCTCAAAGTACGTCCTTGGTATGGACAAAAATGGAACACATTCTACATTTAGATATGGATTTGAAGAGGATTTTGATTATGACGATTTAAAAAAGACCGTTATTCTTGTGCTTGAAGAAAAGATAAAAGCAGGAGCTAGTTCAAGAAAAAGCAAGAACTAACAACAGCCAACACATTTTTTATAAATTTGAATTCACTAAATCACTAATATAAAAAAATGCCAACCTCAAAACAACTCGCCAAACATATTCATCAAGTTTATTTTGGTGGCAATTGGACGGAGGTCAATGTTAGAGATACCGTTTCTAACATAACTTGGGAAACGGCAATTAAGAACATAGAAGGTTTTAATACCATCTTGGCGCTCACCTATCATATTCATTATTTCACCAAAGTGCAACTTAGAGTTTTTGAAGACGGCCGACTTATTGGAAACGATAGCGAAAGTTATAAGCACCCAAATATTTCATCACAAAACGAATGGGAAACACTTCAAAAAACCATGTGGAATGAGGCTGAACGCTTAACTGAGTTACTATCAGAATTACCAAACACTACTTTAGACACTCCATTTACAGATAAAAAATATGGTACTTATGCGTGTAATATTTTAGGTCTCATTGAACATACACATTACCATCTTGGACAAATAATAATTCTAAATAAGTTACTTTTAAAACCTTAAACCCCAAAAATGACTGAACCAAACAATACGACCAAAGACTTAAAATTTTATTCGCAACAATCTATAGGAATCGCTACGTTTATTGGTGGTCCGATGGCAGCAGGTTATTTAATTAAAGAAAACTACAAAGCTTTAAATGAAAATGACAAAGGAAAAACAGCATTAATCATTTCAATTATAGCAACAGTAGCACTCTTTGGAACCCTTTTTCTTATTCCAGAAGCTATAATGGATAAAGTTCCTAACATGGTAATTCCAGCAGTTTACACAGGAATTATCTACCTTATCGTAAATAAAATTCACGGTACAATACTAGATACACATGAAGCACATAATAACGCATTTTACTCAGGTTGGAAAGCAGCAGGCCTTGGTCTAATTTCACTAGTTGTTCTAATGGCAATTATTTTTTCATCTATCTTTTTAATTCCTGATAAAGTATATGATGCCTATGATGCTGAACTAGAGCAATTCACAATAAATGAAGAAGAATCATTAGTGTTTTACGAGCATTTTAGCACCGAAGACGACCTCTCTCTTTTAAATGAAATTAATACTATAGCCATTCCTAAATGGAAAGATAATATAGCCATCATTAAAAGAACTAATGCCATTGAAGATTTACCACTAGAATTCTTAGAGCAGAATAAAAAACTACTTAAATATTCAGAATTAAGACTAGAAGCCTTTGAGCTATTTAAAAAATTAATCACTTATGATTCCGATAATTACAACGATGAGTTAGATAGAATTCATAATGAAATAGATGCTGTCATTGAATCATTATAATAACTAAAATGGTTTTAAATGACATGAAGATAAACCATAAAAAAATGACAAATCGCACCAGCTAATACAAATAAATGCCAAATGACGTGATTGTAAGGAATTCTATGAATGGCATAGAAAATAATACCGACCGTATAAAACAAACCACCTGCAAATAACCACAAAATTCCATTGGGTCCAAGAGCTTCAGAGGCGTTAGTAAAATCGAAAACAATTAACCAACCCATTACCAAATATAACAGAGTTGAAAACACTTCAAAACGTCCTGTAAAAAAGAGTTTTAGAATCACTCCAAAAGCAGCAATTCCCCAAACGGTCCAAAACAATGGCCACCCTAAACTATCTGTCAGTAGAATTAATAAAACTGGAGTGTATGTACCAGCAATAAGCAAATAGATGCTCACATGATCCACAATTCTAAAATAATGTTTGCGCTTCTCCCCTTTTACCGCATGGTAAAATGTTGATGCTAAAAATAAGGTTATGATGGAAGCTCCATAAACGATTACACTAAATAAACTCCAAGGCTTTTCTCCATCTGTATTTATAATGAGTAAAACTAAAGCTACGATACCTAAGAGCGCTCCGAAACCATGTGTCCAAGCATTTAATTGTTCCTCTAATTTTGTTTGAACGCGCATAATTTAACTTTTAGAATTACTAGGTTCTTTAGCTTTTTTAGTCCATTTATTGAGGCTGTCATAAAAATCAATTTCAAAAGCTGGCTCTTGTCGTTTTAATCGCTCACTTTGAAATGCTCGTTGTAGAATATCTTCAATTAAATAATCTTCCTCTTCATTTATTGGGCTAAATTCTTTTTTCAATGAAATATCAAATAAACTTGCCGTACTGTTAAACCAAAAGGCGCGCCAGCCACTGCGTAATTCTTTAATGAGCTCAAACGTTGTTTTTCCCGTTTGCCTGTGAATGAGCTTTACTAAAATCTGACCTTCAGTTTTTGTGAGTTTCTTCAGTTCTGCCGAAAATTCTTCTTCAATGTAATTCTGAATAATCTTAGCATAACGTTTTTTATCACGTTTACGTTCTAAGCCATCCAGGCGTTCTTGTAAAGCCTCTAAACGTTCTGCTGCCAACTTAGCATACGGATACACTTTCAACGTTTTTCGTCTTAGAATAATATAACGAATTCTAGCTTCTCGATCTTCAAATTTTAAATTAGGTAGTACTAAAACTTCTCTTAATTCTACAGAAGTTACAGGAATAGAATCTCCTTCAATATACATATAATGCACTTCTGTAGAATCTTGTTTTACAGGATCTTCTTGCGCAGTTAACGCAAATGAAAATAACAATGCTATGTAAACGATATATCTCATGAAATTCTTTAGTGCTAAAACCATTCCAAAATCGTGATTTTAACCAAATTCAAAATTAATAATATTTAAAGTCTATAACCATAATTTCTTATTAATATTATGTTTATTTCGCGCAGATTTCGCTGATATACATAGAAAAACATATTTCAATAAAAAAGACCTTTCAAATTAATTATATCTGAAAGGTCTTAAATGTAAATAGTGAAACTAATTATAACTTCTGACGGTTGTCACCAGAATTTCTATCAATTAATTTATTGTAAGGATCAACACCAACTTCAGCCGGTTTCTCATCAACAATAATGGTTATTTTATTATCAATAGCGGTAACTTTATGCTTCTTAAGATAGAGTTGCTCTTCTTTCATTGTTCCATCTACATCTTTCTCTGTAAAAATTCCGATATCAATATAATCTTTAAGTTGAAGCGATATAATCGGTTTTGTTTTTCCTTCTGGCAAATATGAAATAGAATCTCTTCCGACTTCCGAAAATATTTGTTTTCCTTTGTCGTCATTTCTGTATTTACTAACTTCAAATTCTATATCTACTTTATACTTACCGTTATCTAATTCGGTAGACGTCGCACTTTTAATTTTATTGTCATAAACCGTAATGGTTTCAAACATATCTTTAATGACATACTGTAAACTATCTGGAGTTACCGCTTTAAAATGATTCACCATATCAATAGACGTTGTATAAGGTGGCTCTTGAAACTTCACTTTTTCAATATAGGTTTTTAAGGCTCCATTTAAAACATCTTCCCCAATATAATCGCTAAGTGCATATAATACCAATGACCCTTTCTGATAATGAATATAACCTTGGCCATCGTTATACATTAGTGCATTTTCACGTTTTCGCTCAAACGTTCTTCTCAATAAATAATCGTCTAAAGCTTTTTTCAAGAATTTACGCATTTGTGACATTCCTAATTCTTTTTCAAGAACCTTTAAAGACACATATTCCGATAAGCTTTCTGACAACATGGTAGCTCCTAAAACATCAGCTCCAATTACTTGGTGTGCCCACCATTGATGTGCTACCTCATGAACTGTAACGGCATACGTATAATCAATTCCGCCATCTTCACTATCATCTATATCAGCAATAAAACCAGTATCTCCACCAAAAGGAATGGTATTTGGAAATGACTGAGCAAAACCACCACTTGGGAATTCTACAATACGCAATTGTCTGTGTTGATATGGACTAAAATTCTCGCTGTTATATTCTAATGAGGCTTTCATGCCATCCATCATGCGTTCCAGATTATATTCATGTCCTTTATGATAATATATTTCGAGACTAACGTCGTTCCATTTATCTTTTTTCACTTCATACTTTGCGGAATTGAAGGCGTAAAAATTCAAGATTTTACTATCCATTTTATAATGAAAATAGCGTCTTCCATCCTCTACCCATTCCTTTTGAAGATAACCTGGAGCAATTGCAATTTGATCTTCACTAGTACTCACTGTCGCTTCAAAATCGATCCAATCACTATCCTTAGAAATATAAGTGTTTCCTAATGCTGTGGAATCTGAAGGCAACGGTTTTAACGCGTTTGGAGGTAGATCATATTTTTCGCGTGTTTTATCATCTGTAAGCTCTCCTCCGTTATATCCTAAACTTGGAAACAATACCATATTATTAATGAATGTTCCGTTTTCAATAATAGGTGAATTAGAAACGAGAAACGTATTAGGTTTATTTTTTACCGTGAAGTTTAACGTCATGGAGTCACCTGGCATCAATGGTTGTTTCAACCTATAAATATCAAAATTGTAAAGCGTATCTTCTGAAACCAAGGTGTTTTCACGATTAAATTTAAACGTACTTGGATAATCATTATGATTTAAGAAAATACTATCGATTGCCGTATCTGTTTTGTTAATCATGGCGTACTCACCAGACGATTCAAAATTACGATCATCTATAAATAAATCCATGTTTACTTTAACAGAAACAATCCGAGGTTGCGCATAGTTTTCGTATTTCTTATAGGTTTTTTCCCAATCCACAGTCATTTCTTCTATTTCTTTAGAAGAATAACGGTCGTTATTAATATTTGTAGCGTTATAAATAGTGTAACCCATTGTTAAAAAACCTCCTAAAAGCACTACAAACGTAATGGCAATTGGTGCTGTAAATCTTGCTATAGCAATCGATAAACGCTCTCTAAATGAATGCGGTAAACCACGTACCCAAAACAGAGCAGCAATAAGCATTAGAACTAAGCCTCCAAGTACCCAATAAAATTTATAAGTTAAATAATTGGCCAATGAATCTCCGTAACCATTCATATCATTGAACCCAAACCCAGGGCCTTCGTTGTATTTGAATACGGCTTGTTCTACACCTGCCAAACTTAAAAATGGGATAGCTATAGAAATCACTAAAAGCACAAACAGACCTAAGTATGGATTTCTAATTAATGTTTGAATCGATAATGCTAAGAAAGCCCAAACCACATAATTAATTAGTTTTAAACCGTATAGTTCTTTTATATATAAACCAAGTTCAATATCAAAATACCCTTTATACAATTGAAACAAAATACCTGAAACCATAATAACAGTAAGCAACAATATTTGCATTTTAACTATCGCAATAAACTTAGATAAGAATAAGGACCAATTTGGTATTGGAGTCACATCTTCTAAGCCATTAACATTAGCAATTTTGCTTCTGTTCACCAACATACCTGCATATAAAAATGTACAAATATTAATAGCAAACACAAATG encodes:
- a CDS encoding ABC transporter permease/M1 family aminopeptidase, which codes for MFSTIFFYELKYWLKRPATYIYMAIFFMLSLFMAATTAGIFDSITATTSSARIVNSPIGISNLFNGLTILIFFLFPSIIGASINRDFKSEMHSILYSYPFTKANYLFAKFFSAIVVVTLIVLMIGVGMFIGFRLPGTNSDLIIAFDFKSYFDAYWLFILPNILLFGAIVFAVVTFTRNIAAGFITVILLLFVQGVTESLLSDPDSRYLAALLDPFGASASSYYTQYWTAYEQNELHIPIKEVILYNRLIWLGVASLVFGLVYKFFTFSQNAMSFSLFKKVKGERSIKRNFGGITKINLPKVSYDYSFIQNLKATWKISNVEFKYIVKSWPFISIVLVGLIIVFIALADVGNPYGTSTYPRTWLMLRGGSAFVFAINICTFLYAGMLVNRSKIANVNGLEDVTPIPNWSLFLSKFIAIVKMQILLLTVIMVSGILFQLYKGYFDIELGLYIKELYGLKLINYVVWAFLALSIQTLIRNPYLGLFVLLVISIAIPFLSLAGVEQAVFKYNEGPGFGFNDMNGYGDSLANYLTYKFYWVLGGLVLMLIAALFWVRGLPHSFRERLSIAIARFTAPIAITFVVLLGGFLTMGYTIYNATNINNDRYSSKEIEEMTVDWEKTYKKYENYAQPRIVSVKVNMDLFIDDRNFESSGEYAMINKTDTAIDSIFLNHNDYPSTFKFNRENTLVSEDTLYNFDIYRLKQPLMPGDSMTLNFTVKNKPNTFLVSNSPIIENGTFINNMVLFPSLGYNGGELTDDKTREKYDLPPNALKPLPSDSTALGNTYISKDSDWIDFEATVSTSEDQIAIAPGYLQKEWVEDGRRYFHYKMDSKILNFYAFNSAKYEVKKDKWNDVSLEIYYHKGHEYNLERMMDGMKASLEYNSENFSPYQHRQLRIVEFPSGGFAQSFPNTIPFGGDTGFIADIDDSEDGGIDYTYAVTVHEVAHQWWAHQVIGADVLGATMLSESLSEYVSLKVLEKELGMSQMRKFLKKALDDYLLRRTFERKRENALMYNDGQGYIHYQKGSLVLYALSDYIGEDVLNGALKTYIEKVKFQEPPYTTSIDMVNHFKAVTPDSLQYVIKDMFETITVYDNKIKSATSTELDNGKYKVDIEFEVSKYRNDDKGKQIFSEVGRDSISYLPEGKTKPIISLQLKDYIDIGIFTEKDVDGTMKEEQLYLKKHKVTAIDNKITIIVDEKPAEVGVDPYNKLIDRNSGDNRQKL